TTTCAGGTTTTCAAATAGTTTCATAATGGGAAGAAGCTAAAAAGCGGTAATTGAAAACCGTTTTTCAGGTTTTCAATAGCTTCAACTTTGGTGAATGTAAAAATATGTAATTTTATTTTGCTGATTTTTAGTTTGATAGGTTTTTATTAAGTCTTGTTTTAAAAAACTTTCAACCCAAAAGATCCAAATCAATTTTCTGTGCGTATATATTATAATTGTACGTTGAAAAAGTAGATTAATAGCATAATCAAAAATTATCTTTCCTTATAACGTACATGTAGGTAGAATTAGTTGTTTAGGTTGGGACAAAACAACTATTAGTTAGTTTAGTTAGAAAAAATCCTGCTTGACGTTCTTATGCGACAAGCAGGATTTTGTATTTGAGACCTTTATGGTTTGTGGTGTCTTTCTAATATAATTCTTTAATTTTGCGCAATTTGGTTTTCCACAATTTCAAATCTTGCTTGTGTTTTTCAATATTTTTATGAACGTCTTGTACCAAAGGATTTTCATCATTAACATTCTGAAAAAATTGCAAGTTGTTTTCCAACTGATTTATTTCTGCTTTAATTTCAGTAATACGCTTTCTAATAAAAATACGCTCATTGTCTAAATGCCTAGAATCTTGTGCATTATTAAGGGATTCTAACTTGGTTTCAAACTTGATTAGTTCGGCTTCATTTTTATTTAAATTCAATTTTTTGAAAACACCATCCAAGGCTTTATTTAATTTTCCTTCAATATAACGCTTGTTTGAGGGAACATTACCAACCGACTTCCAGTTTTCAATAAAGGATTTAACGGTTGCTAAATCTGTTTCCTTGTCACCAGATAATTCCAAGGTTTTCAATTCCTCAAGCAATTGCACTTTTTTGGTAAAAGCTTCATTGCCTTCCGCGTTTACGGCATCTTTAGCCTTGTGCAAACGGTCAAAATAATAGTTGCAAGCTGTTTTAAACTGTTTCCAGATTTTATCACTATTCTTCCGAGGTACATGACCAATTTTCTTCCAATCGCTTTGAATTTTCTTCATTAAAGCTGTAGTGCTTTCAAAATCCTCACTATCTTTATTGTCTTCTGCTATTTGAATTAAATCCATTTTCTTTTGAAGATTATCAAACTGCGATTTCTTTAAATTTTTATAAAAAGCATTTTTCTTGCGATTAAAGTTTCTTACTGCATCTTTAAATTTTGCCCAAGTTTCCTCATTTACCTTAATAGGCACTTTTCCAGCACTGAAAAATAAATTGCGAAATTGCTCCACATCTTTAATGCTATTTTGCCAACCATTATGTGAATCAGCTCCTTTTTCACTGATTTTGTTGATCTGAAGAATTATTTCATTTTTAACTTCTAAATTCTTCTCGTAAACTTGATCTAATTCAGCAAAATAAACTTGGCGCCTGTCATGAATGGTTTTCGTGGCAGCTTTAAAACGGTCCCATACGGCTTCACGATGTTCCTTATCAACAGGGCCCAATTCTTCCTTCCACATTTTATGTAGCACCTGTAACTCTCTAAATGCACGATTTAAATCTTCGTCTTTTGCTAACTCTTCAGCACGCTCAATAATTTTTAATTTCTGATCTAAATTATGTTTGAAATCTAAATCCCGTAAATCCCGATTTAAATGTAGAAAATCATAAAAAACCTCAACATGATGATGGTAACTATTCCAAGCATTATTGTATTTGTCACGTGGAATTGGGCCAGCCGTTTTCCAACGATCTTGGAGTTCCTTAAAGTGTTTATAGGTAGTATTTATATTTTCCTCATCATTAAATAATCCTTTTATTTCTTCAATAATTTGAAGCCTATTGGCTAAATTATCTTTTAGGTTATTTTCTATGTTTTTATGATGCGTGTGTAGTTTGCCTTTGTAATCTTTGTATATATCTTTAAAACGTTTTTGCAGCGGACTGGAAAAAAAGAAATCGATTTCATTTCCGCCTTCGTTTAAAAATTCTTCCTTTTTCTCGTCTAGTAAAGTGTTAAACTGCGATTTAAATTCCGAACGAATTTCCTCTACTTGCTTTTTAATGGCTTGCACTTTATGGTTTGTAACCAAATGTTCCAGCTCCTTCACCAAGGCTTCCATAGACATTTTATCATAGTCTTTTTCTTCAATATGATGCCTGTCTGCATTGCCTTCATCCTCGGCGTCTTCCGCATTGGATTCTTCAATCTCATTAATGACTTCATCATGATCTTCGGTAACCGTTTCTGCTGCTTTTTCAGTTTCATTTGCTGTTTCAGCTTCTACAGGTATTTCTATTTTTTCTATGGCTTCTGAAGGTGATGATTCATTTGCAACGTCCTGGTTTTCTTGAACGTTTTCAGTAGTTTCCGGTTGTAACTCTTCTGGTTTTCCATCTGCTTTTGGCAGGTTATCGTGCTCTGACATTTTGTAAATGTGTTAGTTTTTTAAAATAACTCTAGCGTTAAAGATAACAACAACTACAATAACTACAAAAGGTTAACCCGTATTAATGTTACAAATGGTGTAATTAGTATGTGTTCCAAATACGCCATGCTTTCTCTGCTTGGAATTTCAACATTTGTAAACCGTTAATGGTAGTCGCGTTTTTAAGGTTGCCATATTTTAAAAACTGGGTCTCTTCAGGATTGTAAATTAAATCGTAAAGAATGTGGTCTTTTGTAAGAAATTCATACGGGAGGTTAGGAGCGTCCGTGATATTTGGGAAGGTTCCTAAAGGCGTGCAATTTATTATAATTAAATGCTTGGAAATGGTAGCT
Above is a window of Bizionia sp. M204 DNA encoding:
- a CDS encoding DUF349 domain-containing protein, with the translated sequence MSEHDNLPKADGKPEELQPETTENVQENQDVANESSPSEAIEKIEIPVEAETANETEKAAETVTEDHDEVINEIEESNAEDAEDEGNADRHHIEEKDYDKMSMEALVKELEHLVTNHKVQAIKKQVEEIRSEFKSQFNTLLDEKKEEFLNEGGNEIDFFFSSPLQKRFKDIYKDYKGKLHTHHKNIENNLKDNLANRLQIIEEIKGLFNDEENINTTYKHFKELQDRWKTAGPIPRDKYNNAWNSYHHHVEVFYDFLHLNRDLRDLDFKHNLDQKLKIIERAEELAKDEDLNRAFRELQVLHKMWKEELGPVDKEHREAVWDRFKAATKTIHDRRQVYFAELDQVYEKNLEVKNEIILQINKISEKGADSHNGWQNSIKDVEQFRNLFFSAGKVPIKVNEETWAKFKDAVRNFNRKKNAFYKNLKKSQFDNLQKKMDLIQIAEDNKDSEDFESTTALMKKIQSDWKKIGHVPRKNSDKIWKQFKTACNYYFDRLHKAKDAVNAEGNEAFTKKVQLLEELKTLELSGDKETDLATVKSFIENWKSVGNVPSNKRYIEGKLNKALDGVFKKLNLNKNEAELIKFETKLESLNNAQDSRHLDNERIFIRKRITEIKAEINQLENNLQFFQNVNDENPLVQDVHKNIEKHKQDLKLWKTKLRKIKELY